The Oncorhynchus tshawytscha isolate Ot180627B linkage group LG08, Otsh_v2.0, whole genome shotgun sequence genome window below encodes:
- the LOC112256861 gene encoding beclin 1-associated autophagy-related key regulator isoform X2, translating into MHTQHMDQFKLLQYTEKLTRLKMLTEKKDLLEQRVITAMDKKVQADQLKWKMMSCKMKIEQLKEAIGCGNEEVKSGKDLLLRSQEESQRLQRRASRHQEKRDKIERHNQRLGELLEKKGKELQGRLDHLAEVRKGHILELTAHIFPTQEEKQGSRDPADMLSECDLALTSSTVSELAEARRTTYLSGRWIWDDQNGETSISITGPRVTLPSNGDCSPYYSWVEDKSTNEGPELDHINPAHTISAALCYATQLINILSHILDVNLPKKLCNSEFCGDSLSRYRFTRAVTKLNTNILHLCFSQHVESELLHPHHTLRNIMFLVSPDNKNLGRTGPYEVTADLEDSMEFVEPEAAGPAEESGDEMVTDEETDLGTDWETVPSPRFCDIPSQPMDLSQSMAMQVSQPVGQAGGMISSAAASVTSWFRAYTGQR; encoded by the exons ATGCACACACAGCATATGGATCAGTTCAAACTACTGCA ataCACTGAAAAATTGACAAGACTTAAAATGCTGACGGAGAAGAAAGATCTTCTTGAAcagag GGTCATTACTGCCATGGATAAGAAGGTCCAGGCAGATCAGCTG AAATGGAAGATGATGTCATGCAAGATGAAGATTGAGCAGCTGAAGGAGGCCATTGGCTGTGGGAACGAAGAGGTGAAGAGTG GTAAGGACCTGCTGCTTCGCTCCCAGGAGGAGAGCCAGAGGCTGCAGCGGCGGGCCAGCCGCCACCAGGAGAAGAGGGACAAGATCGAGAGACACAACCAGCGGCTGGGAGAACTGCTGGAGAAGAAGGGCAAGGAGCTGCAGGGTCGTCTGGATCACCTGGCTGAGGTCCGCAAGGGACACATCCTGGAGCTCACTGCTCACATCTTCCCAACACAGGAGGAGAAGCAGGGCAGCAG ggACCCAGCAGACATGTTGTCAGAGTGTGACCTGGCTTTGACCTCCAGCACGGTGAGTGAGCTGGCTGAGGCCCGTCGCACCACCTACCTGTCAGGGCGCTGGATCTGGGACGACCAGAATGGCGAAACCAGCATTAGCATCACCGGACCCAGGGTCACGCTGCCTAGCAACGGGGACTGCTCCCCCTATTACAGCTGGGTGGAAGACAAGAGCACCAATGAGGGGCCAG AGCTGGACCACATCAACCCAGCCCACACCATCAGTGCAGCTCTTTGCTATGCTACCCAGCTCATCAACATCCTCTCTCATATCCTGGATGTCAATCTGCCCAAGAAGTTGTGCAACAGTGAGTTCTGTGGTGACAGCCTGAGCAGGTACAGGTTCACCCGTGCTGTCACCAAGCTCAACACCAACATCCTTCACCTCTGCTTCTCACAG CATGTTGAGAGTGAGCTGCTGCACCCTCACCACACCCTGAGGAACATCATGTTCCTAGTCTCTCCTGACAACAAGAACCTGGGCAG GACGGGTCCATACGAGGTGACTGCAGACCTGGAGGACTCCATGGAGTTTGTGGAGCCGGAGGCGGCCGGCCCTGCGGAGGAGAGCGGAGACGAGATGGTGACGGACGAGGAGACAGACCTGGGGACAGACTGGGAGACGGTCCCCAGCCCACGCTTCTGTGACATCCCCTCCCAGCCCATGGACCTGTCCCAGAGCATGGCCATGCAGGTGTCTCAGCCTGTGGGCCAGGCCGGGGGCATGATCTCCTCAGCAGCTGCCTCCGTCACCTCCTGGTTCCGGGCCTACACCGGCCAGCGCTGA
- the LOC112256862 gene encoding TATA box-binding protein-like 2 isoform X2 gives MDEDSALESYFDDPIGNVPDASGFLFEGDLGLQGAPQLQDPSFLSSLSQPEKDIGEDLDLSFLPDDLPEDTCGNAATNANMTQDRVFDGYRPEESAETDPNQSAMTGGSTFCPMTPMTPMTPVAESSGIIPMLQNIVSTVNLACPLDLKSIALQARNAEYNPKRFAAVIMRIREPRTTALIFSSGKMVCTGAKSEEQSRLAARKYARVVQKLGFPAKFLDFKIQNMVGSCDVCFPIRLEGLVLTHQQFSSYEPELFPGLIYRMVKPRIVLLIFVSGKVVLTGAKERGEIYEAFENIYPILKGFRKQ, from the exons ATGGATGAAGATTCAGCATTGGAGAGTTATTTTGATGACCCAATTGGAAATGTACCA GATGCCTCTGGCTTCCTGTTTGAAGGAGACCTGGGCTTGCAAGGCGCCCCTCAGCTCCAGGACCCATCCTTTCTCTCCTCGTTGAGCCAACCAGAGAAGGACATCGGGGAGGATCTGGATCTCAGCTTCCTGCCTGATGACCTGCCAGAGGACACCTGTGGAAATGCTGCTACTAATGCTAACATGACACAAGACCGCGTGTTCGATGGCTACAGACCTGAGGagtctgctgagactgaccctaaCCAGTCGGCCATGACGGGAGGCTCTACCTTCTGTCCCATGACGCCTATGACCCCCATGACTCCAGTGGCTGAGAGTTCTGGAATAATCCCCATGTTACA GAATATTGTATCTACAGTGAATCTGGCTTGCCCACTGGACCTGAAATCCATCGCTCTTCAAGCCAGAAACGCTGAGTACAACCCCAAG CGTTTTGCTGCTGTCATTATGAGAATACGGGAACCTAGGACCACAGCACTCATCTTCAGCTCCGGAAAGATGGTCTGCACAGGAGCCAAGAG CGAGGAGCAGTCTCGACTGGCTGCCCGCAAGTATGCCCGTGTGGTGCAGAAATTGGGCTTTCCCGCCAAATTCCTGGACTTCAAGATCCAGAACATGGTGGGAAGTTGTGATGTCTGCTTCCCCATTCGGCTGGAGGGTCTGGTGCTGACTCATCAGCAGTTCAGCAG TTATGAGCCAGAGCTGTTTCCTGGTTTGATCTACCGTATGGTGAAACCACGTATTGTCTTACTGATCTTTGTGTCTGGAAAAGTGGTTCTGACAG GGGCTAAGGAACGTGGAGAGATCTATGAAGCCTTTGAGAACATCTACCCCATTCTGAAAGGATTCAGAAAGCAATAA
- the LOC112256862 gene encoding TATA-box-binding protein-like isoform X1, translating to MDEDSALESYFDDPIGNVPDASGFLFEGDLGLQGAPQLQDPSFLSSLSQPEKDIGEDLDLSFLPDDLPEDTCGNAATNANMTQDRVFDGYRPEESAETDPNQSAMTGGSTFCPMTPMTPMTPVAESSGIIPMLQNIVSTVNLACPLDLKSIALQARNAEYNPKRFAAVIMRIREPRTTALIFSSGKMVCTGAKSEEQSRLAARKYARVVQKLGFPAKFLDFKIQNMVGSCDVCFPIRLEGLVLTHQQFSSYEPELFPGLIYRMVKPRIVLLIFVSGKVVLTGMYVDHWCFLCLTSTHHHAMLTCFRCLLFTL from the exons ATGGATGAAGATTCAGCATTGGAGAGTTATTTTGATGACCCAATTGGAAATGTACCA GATGCCTCTGGCTTCCTGTTTGAAGGAGACCTGGGCTTGCAAGGCGCCCCTCAGCTCCAGGACCCATCCTTTCTCTCCTCGTTGAGCCAACCAGAGAAGGACATCGGGGAGGATCTGGATCTCAGCTTCCTGCCTGATGACCTGCCAGAGGACACCTGTGGAAATGCTGCTACTAATGCTAACATGACACAAGACCGCGTGTTCGATGGCTACAGACCTGAGGagtctgctgagactgaccctaaCCAGTCGGCCATGACGGGAGGCTCTACCTTCTGTCCCATGACGCCTATGACCCCCATGACTCCAGTGGCTGAGAGTTCTGGAATAATCCCCATGTTACA GAATATTGTATCTACAGTGAATCTGGCTTGCCCACTGGACCTGAAATCCATCGCTCTTCAAGCCAGAAACGCTGAGTACAACCCCAAG CGTTTTGCTGCTGTCATTATGAGAATACGGGAACCTAGGACCACAGCACTCATCTTCAGCTCCGGAAAGATGGTCTGCACAGGAGCCAAGAG CGAGGAGCAGTCTCGACTGGCTGCCCGCAAGTATGCCCGTGTGGTGCAGAAATTGGGCTTTCCCGCCAAATTCCTGGACTTCAAGATCCAGAACATGGTGGGAAGTTGTGATGTCTGCTTCCCCATTCGGCTGGAGGGTCTGGTGCTGACTCATCAGCAGTTCAGCAG TTATGAGCCAGAGCTGTTTCCTGGTTTGATCTACCGTATGGTGAAACCACGTATTGTCTTACTGATCTTTGTGTCTGGAAAAGTGGTTCTGACAGGTATGTATGTTGACCACTGgtgttttctctgtctgacttccACACACCACCATGCTATGTTGACATGCTTCAGATGCTTGCTTTTTACATTGTAA
- the LOC112256860 gene encoding F-box only protein 34: MHLKQHPKLQKEIYLESNQDSQRGLHVSQHGVLSQRTVWGVRPAVALIGPISNGLDQGTACYPLSVISTNTLQCCSNDNSGSNHLNNSNNNHGDSGLQTSRLSESEGDVFCSSATWAQSKTSKTTSCNTPPSLLLSTCTTSSTGSENQEASLISHEGEDREGLLEIWAVIKPGNTKEKIAIFASPQCRGSLVNCGDGEAGEDLVSSSQVRTVSVKMKSCWEDEGGSVAKRRRRSGSQGHHRDRDRQSSGALETLSPTENSPVEVTLCLRESPRVPECGEVVVRVDGEQVCRVEGEEVSETGTDKALSVVELVAFLEQRASDKQVDSKPVSLRSSTSITLTRGLSLTLEPKQPRPPDQNPQGTDEAECVKVSDMVAKLESECLKHQSVRREGSRSGGELSRNSLTRNNLSRNNSLSRNNSLRRRVGRVLLAGADAFSISAQPPPPQSPTGPHHGLEETTRVPHRHISPSAGYPSANTSHTDKLAPSSCREAAQLASSTSDSASPSRSMDFGCGASVVREPEESCEAQGLGQQKKNRAVESGQNLHFQLLSEQARSSSTESSSKLQCEEPLPGMLFFSHTLPSQVVLEHTLPHTVNTPTHTHTPQEMKSSPKPTRDSAEPSKIQPCDPSITSLLPEPILHSENWAKEEDEAVSEGEGSDVSRCETVPFPLRRMVSHEFLEMRFKIQLLLEPQQYMSFLPHHIIIKIFCLLPTESLAALKCTCHYFKFIIESYGVRPADSRWVCDPRYKDDPCKQCKKRYGRGDVSLCRWHHKPYCQALPYGPGYWMCCHGSHKDTPGCNVGLHDNRWVPAFHSINMPIYKKPREVSEE; the protein is encoded by the coding sequence ATGCATCTCAAGCAACACCCCAAACTGCAGAAAGAGATctacctggagtccaatcaagacAGCCAGAGAGGCCTTCATGTGAGCCAGCACGGGGTCCTTTCACAGAGGACAGTGTGGGGGGTCCGCCCAGCAGTGGCCCTGATTGGTCCGATAAGCAACGGGCTAGACCAGGGTACTGCCTGCTACCCCCTCAGTGTCATATCCACCAACACCCTGCAGTGCTGCAGTAATGACAACAGTGGCTCCAACCACCTCAACAACAGTAATAATAACCACGGTGACAGTGGACTGCAGACCTCGAGGCTGAGTGAGTCCGAGGGGGATGTATTCTGCAGTAGTGCCACCTGGGCCCAGAGTAAAACCTCCAAGACCACCTCCTGCAACACACCCCCCTCCCTGCTACTCTCCACCTGCACCACCTCTTCTACAGGCTCTGAGAACCAGGAGGCCTCCTTAATCTCTCAtgaaggggaggacagagagggactgTTGGAAATCTGGGCTGTCATCAAGCCTGGCAACACCAAGGAGAAGATCGCCATCTTCGCCTCGCCCCAGTGCCGTGGAAGCCTGGTGAACTGTGGCGATGGAGAGGCCGGTGAGGACTTGGTGAGTAGCAGCCAGGTGAGGACCGTGTCTGTGAAGATGAAGAGCTGCTGGGAGGACGAGGGTGGCTCTGTGGCCAAGCGCAGGAGGAGGTCAGGGTCTCAGGGGCACCACCGGGACCGAGATAGACAGTCATCCGGAGCCCTGGAGACACTGAGCCCCACTGAGAACAGCCCTGTAGAGGTGACCCTCTGCCTCAGAGAGAGCCCCAGAGTGCCTGAGTGTGGGGAGGTGGTTGTACGGGtggatggggagcaggtgtgtagggtagagggtgaggaggtgagtgagactgggactgacaaggctctctctgtggtggagttGGTGGCCTTCTTGGAGCAGAGAGCCAGCGACAAGCAGGTGGACTCTAAGCCTGTGTCTCTGCGGAGCTCCACAAGCATTACCTTAACCAGGGGGCTGTCACTGACCCTGGAGCCTAAGCAGCCCAGACCCCCAGACCAGAACCCCCAGGGGACCGATGAGGCAGAATGTGTAAAGGTGTCAGACATGGTGGCCAAGCTGGAGTCAGAGTGCCTGAAGCACCAGAGTGTTAGAAGGGAAGGGTCCAGATCTGGGGGAGAGCTCTCACGCAACAGCCTCACGCGCAACAACCTCTCACGCAACAACAGCCTCTCGCGCAACAACAGCCTGCGGAGGAGGGTGGGCCGGGTGCTGCTGGCAGGAGCAGATGCCTTCTCCATCTCAGCCCAGCCACCACCACCTCAGTCTCCCACTGGGCCCCACCATGGACTAGAGGAGACGACCAGGGTGCCACACCGCCACATTAGTCCCTCTGCTGGCTATCCCTCTGCAAACACCAGCCACACGGACAAACTAGCTCCCAGCAGCTGCCGTGAAGCTGCTCAGTTGGCTTCCAGCACCTCTGACTCAGCCTCTCCGTCTCGCAGCATGGACTTTGGGTGTGGCGCCTCTGTCGTCAGAGAGCCAGAGGAGAGCTGTGAGGCCCAGGGCCTGGGGCAGCAGAAGAAGAACAGGGCTGTAGAGTCTGGGCAGAACCTGCACTTCCAGCTCCTGTCAGAGCAGGCCAGGTCCAGCAGTACAGAGAGCAGTAGTAAACTACAGTGTGAGGAGCCCCTCCCAGGCATGCTGTTCTTCTCACACACTCTGCCCTCACAGGTGGTACTtgaacacacactcccacacacagtcaatactcccacccacacacacacaccccaggaaATGAAATCCAGCCCTAAACCCACCAGAGACTCAGCAGAACCCTCCAAGATTCAGCCCTGTGACCCTTCTATCACTTCTCTACTCCCTGAACCCATATTGCACAGTGAGAACTGGGCCAAAGAGGAGGACGAGGcggtgagtgagggagaggggagtgatGTTAGCCGGTGTGAGACAGTGCCTTTCCCCCTGCGCCGCATGGTGTCTCACGAGTTCCTGGAGATGCGCTTTAAAATCCAGCTGCTTCTGGAACCCCAGCAGTACATGTCCTTCCTGCCTCATCACATCATCATCAAGATCTTCTGCCTGCTGCCCACAGAGAGCCTGGCCGCGCTCAAGTGCACCTGCCACTATTTCAAGTTCATCATCGAGAGCTACGGCGTGCGCCCCGCGGACTCCCGCTGGGTGTGCGACCCCCGCTACAAAGACGATCCCTGCAAGCAGTGTAAAAAGCGGTACGGGCGCGGAGACGTGTCCCTCTGCCGCTGGCACCACAAGCCCTACTGCCAGGCGCTGCCCTACGGCCCTGGGTACTGGATGTGTTGCCATGGTTCCCACAAAGACACGCCCGGCTGCAACGTCGGTCTCCATGACAACCGCTGGGTGCCCGCCTTCCATAGTATCAACATGCCAATCTATAAGAAACCCAGGGAGGTCTCTGAGGAGTAG
- the LOC112256861 gene encoding beclin 1-associated autophagy-related key regulator isoform X1 — MASSAGSEVRALGPSEGTLGALPGARPPLRSHHLHTTTTAGSPGSLMVESVDDAEGLYVAVERCPLCNTARRRLTCARCIQAGDFVYFDGRNPELYTEKLTRLKMLTEKKDLLEQRVITAMDKKVQADQLKWKMMSCKMKIEQLKEAIGCGNEEVKSGKDLLLRSQEESQRLQRRASRHQEKRDKIERHNQRLGELLEKKGKELQGRLDHLAEVRKGHILELTAHIFPTQEEKQGSRDPADMLSECDLALTSSTVSELAEARRTTYLSGRWIWDDQNGETSISITGPRVTLPSNGDCSPYYSWVEDKSTNEGPELDHINPAHTISAALCYATQLINILSHILDVNLPKKLCNSEFCGDSLSRYRFTRAVTKLNTNILHLCFSQHVESELLHPHHTLRNIMFLVSPDNKNLGRTGPYEVTADLEDSMEFVEPEAAGPAEESGDEMVTDEETDLGTDWETVPSPRFCDIPSQPMDLSQSMAMQVSQPVGQAGGMISSAAASVTSWFRAYTGQR, encoded by the exons ATGGCATCCTCAGCGGGAAGCGAAGTCCGAGCCCTCGGCCCTAGCGAAGGGACTTTGGGAGCACTGCCCGGTGCTCGGCCACCACTTCGCTCGCACCACCTACACACCACAACCACCGCAGGTTCCCCTGGATCACTGATGGTGGAGTCGGTGGACGACGCGGAGGGTCTGTATGTCGCAGTGGAGAGATGTCCTCTCTGCAACACCGCCAGGCGCAGGCTGACTTGTGCCCGATGCATCCAGGCAGGGGATTTCGTGTACTTCGACGGTAGAAACCCCGAACT ataCACTGAAAAATTGACAAGACTTAAAATGCTGACGGAGAAGAAAGATCTTCTTGAAcagag GGTCATTACTGCCATGGATAAGAAGGTCCAGGCAGATCAGCTG AAATGGAAGATGATGTCATGCAAGATGAAGATTGAGCAGCTGAAGGAGGCCATTGGCTGTGGGAACGAAGAGGTGAAGAGTG GTAAGGACCTGCTGCTTCGCTCCCAGGAGGAGAGCCAGAGGCTGCAGCGGCGGGCCAGCCGCCACCAGGAGAAGAGGGACAAGATCGAGAGACACAACCAGCGGCTGGGAGAACTGCTGGAGAAGAAGGGCAAGGAGCTGCAGGGTCGTCTGGATCACCTGGCTGAGGTCCGCAAGGGACACATCCTGGAGCTCACTGCTCACATCTTCCCAACACAGGAGGAGAAGCAGGGCAGCAG ggACCCAGCAGACATGTTGTCAGAGTGTGACCTGGCTTTGACCTCCAGCACGGTGAGTGAGCTGGCTGAGGCCCGTCGCACCACCTACCTGTCAGGGCGCTGGATCTGGGACGACCAGAATGGCGAAACCAGCATTAGCATCACCGGACCCAGGGTCACGCTGCCTAGCAACGGGGACTGCTCCCCCTATTACAGCTGGGTGGAAGACAAGAGCACCAATGAGGGGCCAG AGCTGGACCACATCAACCCAGCCCACACCATCAGTGCAGCTCTTTGCTATGCTACCCAGCTCATCAACATCCTCTCTCATATCCTGGATGTCAATCTGCCCAAGAAGTTGTGCAACAGTGAGTTCTGTGGTGACAGCCTGAGCAGGTACAGGTTCACCCGTGCTGTCACCAAGCTCAACACCAACATCCTTCACCTCTGCTTCTCACAG CATGTTGAGAGTGAGCTGCTGCACCCTCACCACACCCTGAGGAACATCATGTTCCTAGTCTCTCCTGACAACAAGAACCTGGGCAG GACGGGTCCATACGAGGTGACTGCAGACCTGGAGGACTCCATGGAGTTTGTGGAGCCGGAGGCGGCCGGCCCTGCGGAGGAGAGCGGAGACGAGATGGTGACGGACGAGGAGACAGACCTGGGGACAGACTGGGAGACGGTCCCCAGCCCACGCTTCTGTGACATCCCCTCCCAGCCCATGGACCTGTCCCAGAGCATGGCCATGCAGGTGTCTCAGCCTGTGGGCCAGGCCGGGGGCATGATCTCCTCAGCAGCTGCCTCCGTCACCTCCTGGTTCCGGGCCTACACCGGCCAGCGCTGA